In Halobaculum magnesiiphilum, the following proteins share a genomic window:
- a CDS encoding HD domain-containing protein has translation MTTIKDSVHDHISVGGIAEDLLDTGPVQRLRRVAQLGTVKLVYPSANHTRFEHSLGVYHLADRALDSLGIEGTEAERVRAAALLHDVGHAPFSHNVEELLHRHTGLYHDDVTDLLVDTEIGDVLLEHDLDPERIAGLIAGEGQYGQLVSGELDVDRMDYLVRDAHHTGVPYGTIDHERLVRELTFADGDLVLDEGNVQTAESLLMARALMTPTVYAHPVARISKAMLRRATERLIATPDIDARSVRRMDDYDLISALRMTPETETFADRYDRRDLFKRAVWAEYDDTPASLREADHEAIRELEADIAERASVSPSEIVLDVPAEPSMAESTSDVLVGGEVRRLGDHSPLVTALRTAQARQWRMGVYTVADATDRVGKAAVDVLGLDIEGTLVSDVRQRVHATLDEFGADAAGVDE, from the coding sequence ATGACGACCATCAAGGACTCCGTCCACGACCACATCTCCGTGGGCGGGATCGCCGAGGACCTCCTCGACACGGGGCCGGTCCAGCGGTTGCGCCGGGTCGCGCAGCTCGGGACGGTGAAGCTGGTGTACCCGTCCGCGAACCACACGCGGTTCGAACACTCCCTGGGCGTGTACCACCTCGCCGACCGCGCGCTCGACTCGCTGGGGATCGAGGGCACGGAGGCCGAGCGCGTCCGCGCGGCCGCCCTCCTCCACGACGTCGGCCACGCGCCCTTCTCCCACAACGTCGAGGAACTGCTCCACCGTCACACGGGCCTGTACCACGACGACGTGACGGACCTGCTCGTCGACACCGAGATCGGGGACGTGCTCCTCGAACACGACCTGGATCCCGAACGGATCGCGGGCCTCATCGCCGGCGAGGGACAGTACGGACAGCTCGTGTCGGGGGAGCTGGACGTGGATCGGATGGACTACCTGGTGCGCGACGCCCACCACACCGGCGTCCCCTACGGCACCATCGACCACGAGCGCCTCGTCCGCGAGCTGACGTTCGCCGACGGCGACCTCGTGCTCGACGAGGGGAACGTCCAGACCGCCGAGTCGCTGTTGATGGCGCGCGCGCTGATGACGCCGACCGTGTACGCCCACCCCGTCGCGCGCATCTCGAAGGCGATGCTCCGCCGGGCGACCGAGCGACTGATCGCGACGCCGGACATCGACGCCCGTTCGGTGCGCCGGATGGACGACTACGACCTGATCAGCGCGCTGCGGATGACGCCCGAGACCGAGACGTTCGCCGACCGCTACGACCGGCGCGACCTGTTCAAGCGCGCCGTCTGGGCCGAGTACGACGACACCCCGGCCTCGCTGCGCGAGGCGGACCACGAGGCGATCCGGGAACTGGAGGCGGACATCGCCGAGCGCGCGTCGGTGTCGCCGTCGGAGATCGTCCTCGACGTGCCGGCCGAACCGTCGATGGCCGAGTCGACCTCCGACGTGCTCGTCGGCGGCGAGGTCCGCCGGCTGGGCGACCACTCGCCGCTCGTGACCGCCCTGCGGACCGCCCAGGCACGGCAGTGGCGCATGGGCGTGTACACCGTCGCCGACGCGACCGACCGCGTCGGGAAGGCGGCCGTCGACGTGCTCGGGCTCGACATCGAGGGAACGCTCGTCTCGGACGTGCGCCAGCGTGTCCACGCGACGCTCGACGAGTTCGGGGCCGACGCCGCGGGGGTGGACGAATGA
- a CDS encoding cytochrome C oxidase subunit IV family protein → MTSLKLYTAIYVVLFVIATAQVAVERAGFLDSMYWTAFVAILVLSTVKALFVVGYYQHLKYEPRAVTLVVLAGLVGALALTFAAAYSII, encoded by the coding sequence ATGACATCACTCAAACTATACACGGCGATATACGTGGTCCTGTTCGTCATCGCGACGGCGCAGGTGGCCGTCGAGCGCGCCGGCTTCCTGGACTCGATGTACTGGACCGCGTTCGTGGCGATACTGGTGCTGTCGACGGTGAAGGCACTGTTCGTCGTCGGCTACTACCAGCACCTCAAGTACGAGCCCCGCGCGGTGACGCTGGTGGTGCTGGCCGGGCTAGTCGGCGCGCTCGCGCTGACGTTCGCCGCGGCCTACTCGATCATCTGA
- a CDS encoding amidohydrolase family protein, which produces MTDDDDAPGVTTYEGTILVGRDFEAVEGRLVVEDGTIAAIEEAAVASDDIVCPAFVNAHTHIGDSVAKEAGRGLDLDELVAPPDGLKHRILRDTSTEEKVAAMRRSLRYMHATGTTAHVEFREGGVAGVEAIEAAVDGLPVESVVLGRETVEAMEHPFAAGFGASGARDADFGAERNATRRAGKLFGIHAGERDSLDVEAAMDLDPDHIVHMVHPNETHLDRLADAQWPVVVCPRSNLVTGVGVAPLRELLDRTTVALGTDNVMLNSPSMFREMEFAAKLTDATAVEVLRMATVNGAEVAGLDCGVIEEGHPAKLVVLDGDTDNLAGVRDPVRAVVRRAGEGDVKAVRP; this is translated from the coding sequence ATGACCGACGACGACGACGCTCCGGGAGTCACCACCTACGAGGGGACGATCCTCGTCGGCCGCGACTTCGAGGCCGTCGAGGGTCGCCTCGTCGTCGAGGACGGGACGATCGCGGCGATCGAGGAGGCCGCCGTCGCCAGCGACGACATCGTCTGCCCGGCGTTCGTCAACGCCCACACCCACATCGGCGACTCCGTCGCGAAGGAGGCCGGCCGGGGGCTCGATCTCGACGAACTGGTCGCTCCGCCGGACGGACTGAAACACCGGATCCTCCGGGACACGAGCACCGAGGAGAAGGTGGCGGCGATGCGCCGCTCGCTGCGGTACATGCACGCGACGGGGACGACCGCGCACGTGGAGTTCCGGGAGGGCGGCGTCGCCGGCGTCGAGGCGATCGAGGCTGCCGTCGACGGCCTGCCGGTCGAGTCGGTCGTGCTCGGCCGCGAGACGGTCGAGGCGATGGAGCACCCCTTCGCCGCCGGCTTCGGCGCCAGCGGCGCCCGCGACGCCGACTTCGGCGCCGAGCGCAACGCGACCCGCCGGGCGGGGAAGCTGTTCGGCATCCACGCCGGCGAGCGCGACTCGCTGGACGTCGAGGCGGCGATGGACCTCGATCCGGACCACATCGTTCACATGGTCCACCCCAACGAGACACACCTCGACCGGCTCGCGGACGCCCAGTGGCCCGTCGTGGTCTGCCCGCGCTCGAACCTCGTCACCGGCGTCGGCGTTGCGCCCCTTCGCGAGCTGCTCGACCGGACGACCGTCGCGCTCGGGACGGACAACGTGATGCTCAACAGCCCCTCGATGTTCCGCGAGATGGAGTTCGCGGCGAAGCTCACCGACGCCACCGCCGTCGAGGTGCTGCGGATGGCGACCGTCAACGGCGCCGAGGTCGCGGGGCTCGACTGCGGCGTCATCGAGGAGGGCCACCCCGCCAAGCTGGTCGTGCTCGACGGCGACACCGACAACCTCGCGGGCGTCCGAGACCCCGTCCGCGCGGTCGTGCGCCGCGCCGGCGAGGGCGACGTGAAGGCGGTTCGACCGTAG
- a CDS encoding DUF7546 family protein, which translates to MSGDGGSPADGRGHAAAGASRLRSALSDRGDRETALRWAVLLCVEAALLLAYFGLTDATVIRLGYVLAPFVWINAGLWALVRVDAPPAPRRRRVAAGVAAVGYFLVLLAVTGLLGGGTGGPLGWIDVGMASPGWGPVVRFAGTLFSFTLVPYRLIGYLALSYLVYARLLSATAAALSGVVGLASCVSCGFSVVLSLVAGVTGGSSAALGALYAASVEVSTAAFLLAVALLVVDPSRFGRS; encoded by the coding sequence GTGTCCGGTGACGGGGGCTCCCCCGCCGACGGGCGGGGACACGCGGCGGCGGGCGCGTCGCGGCTCCGGAGCGCGCTGTCGGACCGCGGCGACCGGGAGACCGCCCTGCGGTGGGCGGTCCTCCTCTGCGTCGAGGCCGCGCTGCTTCTCGCGTACTTCGGGCTCACCGACGCGACGGTGATCCGGCTCGGCTACGTCCTCGCACCGTTCGTCTGGATCAACGCCGGCCTCTGGGCGCTCGTCCGCGTCGACGCCCCGCCGGCGCCGCGTCGCCGCCGTGTCGCCGCGGGCGTCGCCGCCGTCGGCTACTTCCTCGTCCTGCTGGCCGTGACCGGGCTCCTCGGCGGCGGCACGGGCGGTCCGCTCGGGTGGATCGACGTGGGGATGGCCTCCCCCGGCTGGGGCCCGGTCGTCCGCTTCGCGGGGACGCTGTTCTCGTTCACGCTCGTCCCGTACCGGCTGATCGGGTACCTCGCGCTGTCGTATCTCGTGTACGCCCGGCTGCTGTCGGCGACGGCGGCGGCGCTGTCGGGCGTCGTGGGGCTCGCCTCCTGTGTGAGCTGCGGCTTCTCGGTCGTCCTCTCGCTGGTCGCGGGCGTCACCGGCGGGTCGTCGGCCGCCCTCGGCGCTTTGTACGCCGCCTCCGTCGAGGTGTCGACGGCGGCGTTCCTGCTGGCGGTCGCGCTGCTGGTCGTGGATCCGAGTCGATTCGGCCGGTCCTGA
- a CDS encoding helix-turn-helix domain-containing protein, which translates to MATVAEFTVVPGDFPLGTLLATHPEARIRLEQVVPTRSAPIPYFWVDGSESEEVVEVFRDSPDVKRTQVIDEVDGELLVRVEWKPDVDGILRATRETDVTLVSAEGTSDGWTLEVRGDDADAIKAFQANCTESSIPLELRTLHALMPLVGADEYSLTDRQRDALIAAYERGYFDSPQRVTLEELGAEFGITGQSFGSRLRRGTKRLIKAALVDT; encoded by the coding sequence ATGGCGACTGTCGCCGAGTTCACTGTCGTTCCCGGTGACTTCCCCCTCGGAACCCTCCTTGCGACCCACCCGGAGGCGAGGATACGGCTGGAACAGGTGGTTCCGACCCGCTCCGCTCCGATCCCGTACTTTTGGGTGGACGGCTCCGAGTCCGAGGAGGTCGTCGAGGTGTTCAGGGACAGCCCCGACGTGAAGCGAACCCAGGTGATCGACGAGGTGGACGGAGAGCTCCTCGTCCGCGTCGAATGGAAGCCCGACGTGGACGGGATCTTGCGTGCCACCCGCGAGACGGATGTCACGCTTGTGTCCGCGGAGGGAACGAGCGACGGGTGGACGCTGGAAGTTCGGGGAGACGACGCCGACGCGATCAAGGCGTTTCAGGCGAACTGCACCGAGTCCTCGATCCCGCTCGAACTGCGGACGCTCCATGCGCTGATGCCGCTCGTGGGAGCCGACGAGTACAGTCTCACCGACCGACAGCGCGACGCGCTGATCGCCGCCTACGAACGGGGCTACTTCGACTCGCCGCAACGGGTAACCCTCGAGGAGTTAGGCGCCGAGTTCGGGATAACCGGACAGTCGTTCGGGTCCCGTCTCCGGCGCGGGACGAAACGGCTCATCAAGGCCGCACTCGTCGACACGTGA
- a CDS encoding 3-keto-5-aminohexanoate cleavage protein, protein MTYDEYLDGKPVVITAALTGGIQGKEAHPGLPETPAEIAEAAAAVEDAGAAVVHLHARRDNGERAFSTERFQEVTDAVREATDDVVIQHSTGGTAAPDALRAEPLRTEPAPEMASLDMGPMNRGRRLTSENTRDTIDGLHAEMRERGIKPELEVFNNGHLNEAFRIVDDLADPPYLNLIFGPGTLAPPSPANLQRTVDQLPDRAEFNVIGFGPHQLPLTTQSMILGGHVRVGLEDNSYLRKGELATNEALVARAARIAEELGRPVASSADARDLLGVESRR, encoded by the coding sequence ATGACCTACGACGAGTACCTCGACGGCAAGCCCGTCGTCATCACCGCGGCGCTCACGGGCGGGATCCAGGGGAAGGAGGCCCACCCCGGGCTCCCCGAGACGCCCGCGGAGATCGCCGAGGCGGCCGCGGCGGTCGAGGACGCCGGCGCCGCGGTCGTCCACCTGCACGCCCGCCGCGACAACGGCGAGCGGGCGTTCTCGACCGAGCGATTTCAGGAGGTGACCGACGCCGTGCGCGAGGCGACCGACGATGTCGTGATCCAGCACTCGACGGGCGGCACCGCCGCGCCGGACGCGCTGCGCGCGGAGCCGCTCCGGACGGAGCCGGCGCCGGAGATGGCGAGCCTCGACATGGGGCCGATGAACCGCGGGCGACGCCTCACCAGCGAGAACACCCGCGACACGATCGACGGCCTGCACGCGGAGATGCGCGAGCGGGGGATCAAGCCGGAGCTGGAGGTGTTCAACAACGGCCACCTCAACGAGGCGTTCCGGATCGTCGACGACCTCGCGGATCCGCCGTACCTGAACCTCATCTTCGGGCCGGGGACGCTCGCGCCGCCATCGCCCGCGAACCTCCAGCGGACGGTCGACCAGCTCCCCGACCGCGCGGAGTTCAACGTCATCGGCTTCGGTCCCCACCAGCTCCCGCTGACGACCCAGTCGATGATCCTCGGGGGACACGTCCGCGTCGGACTGGAGGACAACAGCTACCTCCGGAAGGGGGAGCTGGCGACGAACGAGGCCCTCGTCGCGCGGGCGGCCCGGATCGCCGAGGAACTCGGCCGACCGGTCGCCTCGTCCGCAGACGCACGCGATCTGCTCGGGGTCGAGTCGCGGCGCTGA
- a CDS encoding dehydratase, giving the protein MDLDELPSPGTTLRHERTFTVEEVEAFADLSGDRGEHHEVPDEDGRLLVHGLLTATMPTKIGGDLDVLARTMEFDFYRPVYTDQRIVCEVTVESVDRVGDDTGDTEDAGDGTDAGDGPDRAEIEADIVCHRDGDEVVLTGGFEGVVLG; this is encoded by the coding sequence ATGGATCTCGACGAGCTCCCGTCGCCGGGGACGACGCTGCGCCACGAGCGAACCTTCACCGTCGAGGAGGTCGAGGCGTTCGCCGACCTCTCGGGCGACCGCGGCGAGCACCACGAGGTGCCCGACGAGGACGGCCGGCTGCTCGTTCACGGCCTGTTGACGGCGACGATGCCGACGAAGATCGGCGGCGACCTCGACGTGCTCGCGCGGACGATGGAGTTCGACTTCTACCGCCCCGTCTACACGGACCAGCGGATCGTCTGTGAGGTCACCGTCGAATCCGTCGACCGCGTCGGCGACGACACGGGCGACACCGAGGACGCCGGCGACGGCACCGACGCCGGCGACGGCCCCGACCGCGCGGAGATCGAGGCCGACATCGTCTGTCACCGCGACGGCGACGAGGTCGTGCTCACCGGCGGGTTCGAGGGCGTCGTGTTGGGGTGA
- a CDS encoding M42 family metallopeptidase: MNGFDLLRDLTESHGPVGYETEPREIVVREFERAVDRVRTDAMGNVVGTVEGDPEEPELLIAAHMDEIGFMVRHVDDDGFVRVSPLGGWNPEILRSARVRVHADDGADPVDGVIGAIPAHVRDTESEQDVEDIAIDVGLDGEASRERIAVGDVVTMRAATERIGECVSGKALDDRAGVWAMLRAAARADPDATVHYVATTQEEVGLRGAEGVGVDLDPDVAIAVDGTLERGVPGVDAADRVTTLGDGVAVKRKDATVVPTPAVVRRLEALAEEREIPYQREVAANIGTDTGALQTAAGSTPVGAVSIPVRYHHSTVETAHVDDLTATVDLLTAAVEAAPDGLR, from the coding sequence ATGAACGGTTTCGACCTCCTCCGCGACCTCACCGAGTCCCACGGCCCCGTCGGCTACGAGACGGAGCCGCGCGAGATCGTCGTCCGCGAGTTCGAGCGCGCCGTCGACCGCGTCCGAACCGACGCGATGGGCAACGTCGTCGGCACCGTCGAGGGCGACCCGGAGGAACCCGAACTGCTGATCGCCGCGCACATGGACGAGATCGGGTTCATGGTCCGCCACGTCGACGACGACGGGTTCGTCCGCGTCAGTCCCCTCGGCGGCTGGAACCCCGAGATCCTCCGCTCGGCGCGCGTTCGCGTTCATGCTGACGATGGAGCCGACCCTGTCGACGGCGTCATCGGCGCGATCCCGGCCCACGTCCGCGACACCGAGTCCGAACAGGATGTCGAGGACATCGCGATCGACGTGGGACTCGACGGCGAGGCGTCCCGCGAGCGGATCGCCGTCGGCGACGTGGTGACGATGCGCGCGGCCACCGAGCGCATCGGCGAATGCGTCAGCGGGAAGGCGCTCGACGATCGCGCGGGCGTCTGGGCGATGCTGCGGGCGGCCGCGCGGGCCGACCCCGACGCGACGGTGCACTACGTCGCGACCACACAGGAGGAGGTCGGCCTCCGCGGCGCCGAGGGCGTCGGCGTCGACCTCGACCCGGACGTCGCGATCGCGGTCGACGGCACGCTCGAACGGGGCGTGCCCGGCGTCGACGCCGCCGACCGCGTGACGACGCTCGGCGACGGCGTCGCGGTCAAGCGCAAGGACGCGACGGTCGTGCCGACGCCGGCGGTCGTCCGCCGCCTGGAGGCGCTCGCCGAGGAGCGCGAGATTCCGTACCAGCGCGAGGTCGCCGCGAACATCGGGACCGACACGGGCGCGCTCCAAACCGCCGCGGGGTCGACGCCCGTCGGCGCCGTCTCGATCCCGGTCCGTTACCACCACTCGACGGTCGAGACGGCTCACGTGGACGACCTGACCGCGACCGTGGACCTCCTGACGGCCGCCGTCGAGGCGGCCCCCGACGGCCTCCGATAG
- a CDS encoding Lrp/AsnC family transcriptional regulator — translation MELDDTDREILRILQEDARTPFSEVARRIDMSSATVHDRVSRMEEAGVLRGYRAEVDPKALGYGVSAFVGLRVQQGHEEDALETLREVEGVREVHLTTGEYDVMLRVYAESTDDLRDLMFGQIATMDGFDRSQTMVILGTDYEEAGVPI, via the coding sequence ATGGAACTCGACGACACCGACCGCGAGATCCTCCGGATCCTCCAGGAGGACGCGCGGACGCCGTTCAGCGAGGTCGCGCGCCGCATCGACATGTCGAGCGCGACGGTTCACGACCGCGTCTCGCGCATGGAGGAGGCGGGCGTCCTCCGGGGGTATCGCGCCGAGGTCGACCCGAAGGCGCTCGGCTACGGCGTCTCGGCGTTCGTCGGCCTGCGGGTCCAGCAGGGCCACGAGGAGGACGCGCTCGAAACGCTTCGCGAGGTCGAGGGCGTCCGCGAGGTCCACCTCACGACCGGCGAGTACGACGTGATGCTGCGCGTGTACGCGGAGTCGACCGACGACCTCCGTGACCTCATGTTCGGCCAGATCGCGACGATGGACGGGTTCGACCGCTCGCAGACGATGGTGATCCTCGGAACCGACTACGAGGAGGCCGGCGTCCCGATCTGA
- a CDS encoding DUF309 domain-containing protein, with protein MDDHTRDLSVAPPLGDPTGWRADERVWEHATLRRATEHGVRLFNAGDYHESHDCFEDEWYNYGRGSVESAFLHGMVQVAAGAYKHVDFENDDGMRSLFETALQYLHGVPDDFYGVNVDDVRETLRRALDDPAVLDGWRIELDGQRVTAYEADYEYVESLEH; from the coding sequence ATGGACGACCACACGCGCGACCTGAGCGTCGCGCCGCCGCTCGGCGACCCGACCGGGTGGCGCGCCGACGAGCGCGTCTGGGAGCACGCCACCCTCAGACGGGCGACCGAACACGGCGTCCGCCTGTTCAACGCCGGCGACTACCACGAGTCCCACGACTGCTTCGAGGACGAGTGGTACAACTACGGACGCGGCTCCGTCGAGAGCGCCTTCCTCCACGGGATGGTGCAGGTCGCCGCCGGCGCGTACAAACACGTCGACTTCGAGAACGACGACGGCATGCGCAGCCTCTTCGAGACGGCGCTGCAGTACCTCCACGGGGTCCCGGACGACTTCTACGGGGTGAACGTCGACGACGTGCGCGAGACGCTCCGTCGGGCGCTCGACGACCCGGCCGTGCTCGACGGCTGGCGGATCGAACTCGACGGACAGCGCGTGACCGCCTACGAGGCCGACTACGAGTACGTCGAGTCGCTGGAGCACTGA
- a CDS encoding inositol monophosphatase family protein: protein MTAHEPDGGSDRAAVAEAAARAGAAVAGSRFRDGIDVERKTGKTDVVTEADLASQRAVIERIREDFPEDAIVGEEEDELKAVPDSGAAWVIDPIDGTNNYVRDIRAFATAVAAVVDGEPVAAANVLPAMDDAYVADGEATYRNGTRVTVSDRTDPETAAATPTVWWDFDARDEYARACAEIVERFGDMRRFGSAQATLAMVAEGALDATITNVDCNPWDTVAGVHMVRVAGGTVTDLDGEPWRHDSTGLVASNGGVHGEALAAARAVRSVAEE from the coding sequence ATGACGGCGCACGAACCCGACGGCGGGTCCGACCGGGCGGCGGTCGCCGAGGCGGCCGCGCGGGCGGGGGCGGCGGTCGCGGGGAGTCGGTTCCGCGACGGCATCGATGTGGAGCGGAAGACCGGCAAGACGGACGTGGTGACGGAGGCCGACCTGGCGAGCCAGCGGGCCGTCATCGAGCGGATCCGCGAGGACTTCCCCGAGGACGCGATCGTCGGCGAGGAGGAGGACGAGCTGAAGGCGGTCCCGGACTCGGGCGCCGCGTGGGTGATCGACCCCATCGACGGGACGAACAACTACGTCCGGGACATCCGGGCGTTCGCGACGGCCGTGGCGGCGGTCGTCGACGGCGAGCCGGTCGCGGCCGCGAACGTCCTGCCCGCGATGGACGACGCGTACGTCGCCGACGGGGAGGCGACGTATCGCAACGGAACGCGCGTGACCGTCAGCGACCGGACGGACCCGGAGACCGCGGCGGCGACGCCGACCGTCTGGTGGGACTTCGACGCGCGCGACGAGTACGCCCGGGCCTGCGCCGAGATCGTCGAGCGCTTCGGCGACATGCGGCGGTTCGGCTCGGCGCAGGCGACGCTCGCGATGGTCGCCGAGGGGGCGCTCGACGCGACGATCACGAACGTCGACTGCAACCCGTGGGACACCGTCGCCGGCGTCCACATGGTCCGCGTCGCCGGCGGTACGGTGACCGACCTCGACGGCGAGCCGTGGCGCCACGACTCGACGGGGCTGGTCGCCTCGAACGGCGGCGTCCACGGGGAGGCGTTGGCGGCCGCGCGGGCGGTTCGGTCGGTCGCCGAGGAGTAG
- a CDS encoding HalOD1 output domain-containing protein: MTDSAGGGAVDVRNGVAVVDPVAIDENEATVIHAVVASVASVSGRNALELPPLYDVIDPEALTSLCSDRWSDGSDSSVRVSFEYADHLVTVSGCRTATATPLE; this comes from the coding sequence GTGACCGACTCCGCCGGCGGAGGCGCTGTCGATGTCAGGAACGGGGTCGCGGTAGTCGACCCGGTGGCTATCGACGAGAACGAGGCGACCGTGATCCACGCGGTCGTGGCGAGCGTCGCCTCCGTCAGCGGGAGGAACGCGCTCGAACTCCCACCGCTGTACGACGTGATCGACCCCGAGGCGTTGACCTCGCTGTGTTCCGACCGGTGGAGCGACGGGTCGGACTCCTCTGTCCGGGTCTCCTTCGAGTACGCGGATCACCTCGTAACCGTCTCGGGGTGTAGAACCGCGACGGCGACCCCGCTGGAGTAA
- a CDS encoding HD domain-containing protein, with amino-acid sequence MKAIKDSVHDYITLDPVAGDLLDTRTLQRLRHIKQLSTVRLVYPSASHTRFEHSLGVYHLADRALEYLGVDGDRADHLRAAALLHDVGHGPYGHQTEEVIRRRTGIDHDEIGDLLGDTDAGDVLESHGLSVDRVAAIVRGEGELGQLVSGELDVDRMDYLVRDAHHTGVPYGTIDHERLVRELTYQDGALVLAEGNVQTAESLLLARALMDATVYRHHVSRVAGAMLERASERLLESDAGIDVERFRRMADHDLLVSLREHVPALGERIEYRDLYKRAIWADLSATPADVVELDHGDERDAEREIADLAGVDDREVIVDVPGRPTFTEAGSRVVVDGVPQRLEDASELVSGLRAAQRAGWRMGVYTPAEHTDAVAAAAEDVLGVRASSIPD; translated from the coding sequence ATGAAGGCGATCAAGGACAGCGTCCACGACTACATCACCCTCGACCCCGTCGCCGGGGACCTCCTCGACACGCGCACCCTCCAGCGCCTGCGCCACATCAAGCAGCTCTCCACCGTCCGGCTGGTCTATCCGTCCGCCTCACACACCCGCTTCGAGCACTCGCTGGGCGTGTACCACCTCGCCGACCGCGCGCTGGAGTACCTCGGCGTCGACGGCGACCGCGCCGACCACCTCCGCGCGGCCGCCCTCCTCCACGACGTGGGCCACGGGCCGTACGGCCACCAGACGGAGGAGGTGATCCGCCGGCGCACGGGCATCGACCACGACGAGATCGGCGACCTCCTCGGCGACACCGACGCCGGCGACGTGCTCGAATCCCACGGCCTCTCGGTCGACCGCGTCGCCGCGATCGTTCGGGGGGAAGGCGAGTTGGGACAACTGGTCTCGGGGGAGCTGGACGTGGACCGGATGGACTACCTGGTGCGCGACGCCCACCACACCGGCGTCCCCTACGGCACCATCGACCACGAGCGCCTCGTCCGCGAGCTCACCTACCAGGACGGCGCGCTCGTGCTCGCCGAGGGGAACGTTCAGACCGCCGAGTCGCTGCTGCTCGCCAGGGCGCTCATGGACGCCACCGTCTACCGCCACCATGTCTCCCGGGTCGCCGGCGCGATGCTGGAGCGCGCGTCCGAGCGACTGCTCGAATCCGACGCCGGCATCGACGTGGAGCGGTTCCGCCGGATGGCCGACCACGACCTGCTCGTCTCGCTGCGCGAGCACGTGCCCGCGCTGGGCGAGCGCATCGAGTACCGCGATCTGTACAAGCGGGCGATCTGGGCCGACCTGTCGGCGACGCCCGCGGACGTGGTCGAACTCGATCACGGCGACGAGCGCGACGCCGAGCGGGAGATCGCCGACCTCGCCGGCGTCGACGACCGCGAGGTGATCGTCGACGTGCCCGGACGGCCGACGTTCACGGAGGCCGGCAGCCGCGTCGTCGTCGACGGCGTCCCCCAGCGGCTCGAGGACGCCTCCGAACTCGTCTCCGGGCTGCGCGCCGCCCAGCGCGCCGGCTGGCGGATGGGCGTGTACACGCCCGCGGAACACACCGACGCCGTCGCCGCCGCCGCGGAGGACGTGCTCGGCGTGCGGGCGAGTTCGATCCCGGACTGA
- a CDS encoding DUF7537 family lipoprotein produces MGAGTRRSLWIAAGVALLVVLAGCTGGGAPYDGPPSAEDVEDGHEEAIRDAGSYTYNQTVSVNGSVIDVTSNTTAAVELDPETYVWEQETGDGSLSVYAPADDRPYVRTRAGNTIRYDRPENESVPNVSGFTTPPVAELAGAFDFSANGTAQVDGTRTYVYEANVSTLNESAVGHVGEALADAEATDATVEVYVRSDGLVKRVDWQVVVEGLGEPTRLSVTITYENVGSTTVEEPSWLEEAKSATS; encoded by the coding sequence ATGGGAGCAGGCACGCGACGGTCCCTCTGGATAGCTGCCGGAGTCGCCCTCCTCGTCGTCCTCGCCGGCTGTACCGGCGGCGGCGCGCCCTACGACGGTCCGCCCTCCGCGGAGGACGTCGAGGACGGCCACGAGGAGGCGATCCGCGACGCGGGCAGCTACACCTACAACCAGACGGTGTCCGTGAACGGGAGCGTCATCGACGTCACGAGCAACACGACCGCGGCCGTCGAGTTGGACCCCGAGACGTACGTGTGGGAACAGGAAACGGGAGACGGGAGCCTCTCGGTCTACGCGCCGGCCGACGACCGGCCGTACGTCCGGACGCGGGCCGGGAACACGATCCGCTACGACCGCCCGGAGAACGAGTCGGTGCCGAACGTCAGCGGCTTCACGACGCCGCCGGTGGCCGAGTTGGCGGGGGCGTTCGACTTCTCGGCCAACGGCACCGCCCAGGTCGACGGCACGCGGACGTACGTGTACGAGGCGAACGTCTCGACGCTGAACGAGTCGGCGGTCGGTCACGTCGGCGAGGCGCTCGCGGACGCGGAGGCGACCGACGCGACCGTCGAGGTGTACGTCCGCTCCGACGGGCTGGTGAAGCGTGTCGACTGGCAGGTAGTCGTCGAAGGGCTCGGCGAGCCGACCCGGCTCTCGGTGACGATCACCTACGAGAACGTGGGATCGACGACGGTCGAGGAACCGTCGTGGCTGGAGGAGGCGAAGTCGGCGACGAGCTGA